The Benincasa hispida cultivar B227 chromosome 9, ASM972705v1, whole genome shotgun sequence genome has a segment encoding these proteins:
- the LOC120086904 gene encoding uncharacterized protein LOC120086904, with protein sequence MKKGEGDPGGTFYLNSAIFVVILAGNTMEEGVSLCILILISFQFFLATSGILNSSASQGTAVCSVINCGQGTCKASNASFLGFDCECNFGWRKRQIGLFTFPYCVLPNGTAEFQSGGGSPLPPLLPPTTVVPSYTFCILKLYVAL encoded by the exons ATGAAAAAGGGGGAGGGGGACCCGGGGGGCACTTTCTATTTAAATAGTGCAATCTTCGTAGTCATTTTAGCAGGAAACACCATGGAAGAAGGCGTCAGTCTCTGCATCCTCATTCTCATTTCTTTTCAGTTCTTCCTTGCAACCAGTGGAATTCTGAACTCTTCAGCATCACAAG GTACTGCCGTGTGCTCAGTCATAAATTGTGGGCAAGGAACTTGCAAGGCATCTAATGCATCATTTCTTGGTTTCGATTGTGAGTGTAACTTTGGTTGGAGGAAACGCCAGATTGGTTTGTTCACCTTCCCCTATTGTGTTCTTCCCAACG GCACTGCCGAATTCCAAAGTGGCGGTGGATCTCCACTTCCACCTCTACTGCCACCAACAACGGTGGTTCCTTCATACACCTTTTGTATTCTCAAACTGTACGTTGCTCTCTAA
- the LOC120086903 gene encoding katanin p60 ATPase-containing subunit A1, with translation MGSNTLVGFQDHLKLAREYALEGLYDTSIIFFDGVIAQINKHLSSVDDPLIRAKWMNVKKALSEEIEVVKQLDAERKAFKEIPLGRRAASPPIHAKSSFVFQPLDEYPTSSAPPMDDPDVWRPPSRDSSSRRPARAGQVGMRKSPQDGAWARGSTRPNTTTRGAKAGGPSRGNSGVRASTTGKKSSSATGKSSKSDSANGEDEGKSKKGQYEGPDPDLAAMLERDVLETSPGVRWDDVAGLSEAKRLLEEAVVLPLWMPEYFQGIRRPWKGVLMFGPPGTGKTLLAKAVATECGTTFFNVSSATLASKWRGESERMVRCLFDLARAYAPSTIFIDEIDSLCNARGASGEHESSRRVKSELLVQVDGVNNSSSGEDGSRKIVMVLAATNFPWDIDEALRRRLEKRIYIPLPNFESRKELIRINLKTVEVAPDVNIDDVARRTEGYSGDDLTNVCRDASLNGMRRKIAGKTRDEIRNMAKDDISKDPVAMCDFEEALKKVQRSVSAADIERHEKWFSEFGSA, from the exons ATGGGGAGCAATACACTGGTGGGCTTTCAGGACCATCTGAAATTGGCGAGGGAATACGCTCTTGAGGGGCTGTATGACACTTCGATAATCTTCTTTGACGGTGTTATAGCTCAGATCAACAA GCATCTTAGTTCAGTAGATGACCCTTTAATACGTGCAAAATGGATGAATGTAAAAAAAGCCCTTTCTGAGGAAATAGAAGTTGTGAAGCAGTTAGATGCAGAGAGAAAGGCTTTCAAGGAAATACCCTTGGGTCGGCGTGCAGCTTCTCCTCCAATTCATGCCAAATCATCATTTGTTTTTCAACCATTAGATGAGTATCCAACTTCTTCAGCTCCTCCCATGGATGATCCTGATGTATGGAGGCCTCCAAGTAGGGACTCCTCAAGTAGAAGACCTGCAAGGGCTGGTCAAGTTGGTATGAGGAAATCACCACAGGATGGGGCTTGGGCTCGTGGTTCCACCAGACCAAATACTACAACTCGTGGTGCGAAGGCTGGTGGTCCAAGTCGTGGTAACTCTGGTGTCCGTGCATCAACTACTGGAAAGAAGAGCTCTAGTGCTACTGGTAAATCTAGCAAGTCAGATTCTGCA AATGGTGAGGATGAGGGAAAGTCTAAGAAGGGACAGTACGAGGGACCTGATCCTGATCTAGCTGCTATGCTCGAAAGAGATGTGTTGGAAACCAGTCCAGGAGTGAGATGGGATGATGTTGCGGGCCTGAGTGAAGCAAAAAGACTTCTGGAGGAGGCTGTTGTTCTTCCCTTGTGGATGCCAGAATATTTTCAG GGAATAAGGAGACCATGGAAAGGAGTCCTAATGTTTGGCCCTCCTGGGACTGGGAAGACATTACTTGCTAAAGCTGTGGCAACTGAGTGTGGGACAACCTTTTTCAATGTATCTTCTGCCACCTTGGCTTCAAAATGGCGTGGGGAGAGTGAGCGCATGGTCCGGTGCCTTTTTGATCTTGCAAGAGCTTATGCACCAAGTACTATCTTTATCGACGAAATTGACTCTTTATGTAATGCTCGTGG GGCTTCTGGTGAGCATGAATCATCCAGAAGAGTAAAGTCAGAACTTTTAGTTCAGGTAGATGGTGTAAACAATAGTTCCTCAGGCGAAGATGGTAGCCGTAAAATAGTGATGGTTTTGGCTGCTACAAACTTCCCGTGGGACATTGATGAGGCACTTAG GAGGAGGCTTGAAAAGCGGATTTATATTCCTCTTCCTAATTTTGAGAGTAGGAAGGAACTTATCAGAATAAATCTAAAAACTGTTGAG GTGGCTCCTGATGTGAATATCGACGACGTTGCTCGTCGGACAGAAGGATATAGTGGGGACGATCTCACAAATGTCTGCAGAGATGCTTCCTTGAATGGAATGAGACGTAAAATAGCTGGAAAAACTCGCgatgagattagaaatatggCAAAGGATGACATTTCAAAGGACCCTGTTGCCATGTGTGACTTCGAAGAAGCATTGAAGAAAGTACAGCGAAGTGTTTCTGCTGCTGATATTGAACGGCATGAGAAGTGGTTTTCAGAATTTGGGTCTGCATAA
- the LOC120087007 gene encoding aromatic aminotransferase ISS1 yields the protein MGSYGRLARRALETEMPIMVKIQEIVRGSKNVLSLAQGVVYWQPPQQALKKAAELVWEPSVSRYGADEGIPELREALKRKLNEENKLYKSSVMVTAGANQAFVNLVLTLCDAGDSVVMFAPYYFNAYMSFQMTGVTNILVGPGDPKTLHPDPDWLEKTLSEVKPTPKLVTVVNPGNPSGTYIPQPLLKRLASICQQAGSWLVVDNTYEYFMFDGLKHCCVEGNHIVNIFSFSKAYGMMGWRIGYIAYPTEVEGFADQLLKVQDNIPICASILSQHLALNSLKLGPEWVTEQVKDLVKCRDIILQALSPLGQDAVKGGEGAIYLWAKLPDEFVDDHQVVLWLARRHGIVVIPGSACGSPGNVRISFGGLVEDDCRAAAERLRKGLEELCSAGMVQ from the exons ATGGGTTCCTATGGAAGACTTGCGAGAAGGGCATTGGAGACCGAGATGCCTATCATGGTTAAG ATTCAAGAAATAGTCAGGGGAAGTAAAAATGTTTTGTCACTTGCCCAG GGAGTGGTATATTGGCAACCTCCCCAACAGGCACTGAAGAAGGCTGCAGAGCTTGTTTGGGAGCCTTCAGTCAGTCGCTATGGGGCTGATGAAGGTATCCCGGAGCTGAGAGAGGCGCTGAAAAGAAAG TTGAATGAGGAAAATAAACTGTACAAGTCCTCTGTGATGGTTACAGCCGGCGCAAATCAG GCATTCGTGAATCTCGTTCTTACATTGTGTGATGCTGGGGATTCTGTGGTTATGTTTGCTCCATATTACTTCAATGCCTACATGTCTTTTCAAATGACTGGTGTCACAAATATATTGGTAGGTCCTGGTGACCCGAAAACACTTCATCCGGACCCAG ATTGGTTAGAGAAAACACTGTCTGAAGTGAAACCGACCCCTAAACTCGTCACTGTCGTTAATCCTGGGAATCCATCTGGTACCTATATTCCACAACCTCTTCTCAAG AGATTAGCATCTATTTGCCAACAGGCTGGATCTTGGCTTGTTGTGGATAATACCTATGA GTACTTCATGTTTGATGGCTTAAAACACTGTTGTGTGGAAGGGAATCATATTGTCAATATATTCTCCTTTTCAAAAGCTTATGGAATGATGGGATGGAGAATTGGATAT ATAGCATACCCTACAGAAGTTGAAGGCTTTGCAGACCAACTTCTAAAAGTTCAAGATAACATTCCCATTTGTGCTTCTATATTATCACAACACCTTGCTCTTAACTCTCTGAAGCTAGGCCCAGAGTGGGTCACAGAGCAAGTAAAAGACCTTGTCAAGTGTAGAGATATCATTCTACAAGCACTCTCCCCTCTTGGACAAGATGCTGTAAAAGGAGGGGAGGGTGCCATATACCTATGGGCTAAGCTCCCCGACGAGTTCGTTGACGATCATCAAGTCGTTCTTTGGCTCGCTCGTCGACACGGGATAGTCGTGATCCCTGGATCTGCGTGTGGATCACCAGGGAATGTCAGGATCTCGTTCGGAGGTCTGGTGGAGGACGATTGTCGAGCTGCTGCAGAGAGGTTGAGGAAAGGTTTGGAAGAGTTGTGCAGTGCTGGAATGGTACAGTGA